In Nematostella vectensis chromosome 3, jaNemVect1.1, whole genome shotgun sequence, the genomic window AGAGTAAGATAGATTTGGAGAACTGGATTACAAAGACGCAAGAACGCTCGGTGGCAGCTATCGCGTTAGAATCTCTACTCTTTATTGTCATCGACTTGTGCGCTGTGATCGGCAACGTATTCGTGTGTCTGGCGGTCTACCGTAACAGGTCGCTACGGACAGTCACCCATATATACATACTGGCACTGGCCATCACGGACTTGACAGCTGCTGTCCTGTCCCGCCCGCTGTCCATAGGCGCTGCTATCATGGGCTCGTGGCCGTATGGTCACGTGGTTTGTACCGTGCAAGGGATCATTGAGTTAGCTGGGAATGCATTTTCGCTTGTGCTTGTCTCGCTCACAGCGGCCAGTCGATATTTTAAGGTGGTGAAACCAGCCTTTTTCGTTAAGTTCTTCTCGACAAAAACAGCTGTAGTGTCCGTGTTTGCTTCGCTTTTTGCATGTGTACTGATGACGGCTGGATCTCCAAGACTAGCTGGCGCCGAGTTTCAGTTCGGTCC contains:
- the LOC116602165 gene encoding D(2) dopamine receptor A-like, producing the protein MNGKSKIDLENWITKTQERSVAAIALESLLFIVIDLCAVIGNVFVCLAVYRNRSLRTVTHIYILALAITDLTAAVLSRPLSIGAAIMGSWPYGHVVCTVQGIIELAGNAFSLVLVSLTAASRYFKVVKPAFFVKFFSTKTAVVSVFASLFACVLMTAGSPRLAGAEFQFGPHFICMPRFRSPNMQAAISIPKITLFILIPTITIPLCYWKVYRKVKNHVVAVAPSLARPLNSTSRGFKYGAADANITKTVLVVLIVFVILWIPLFIIALLYSLGTYQPRWSHVMFDYLIFLTAACNPIVYGLFNREFRSEFRRISSCISGKILRIKHTSALRPT